CCAATTTTTTTGGGGAAGTTTTTCATTCTTTATGATATTGAGTTATGGCTAAACTTTTCTCAAGTTGTTATActttttttgttgattttctGTGAGATGATGAATTTCTTTGGGACATCATTAGCCTCTTTGGCCATGGCTTAACTAAAAAAATTGAGTTTATTCAGTCAGTAGATCTTAATGCTTGATTGTTTTAGTTCTTAGATTCTCATTCTTGCACTTCTTTTGtcaattaaaattaacatttcTTATTATTGTTGCAGGGTTTCTGCTTGTGCTTCCAACTTCCAAGCTTCAATTTTGAGAGAATTTTAATCATTTTGAGAATATAATGACAACTAAAGGCCATGCTTCTCTGTTTCTGGTATTGGTTACCGTTTTACTTTCTATCTATCACTCAGAGCAACTTCAATCCTCCAACTCTCATACCCTTCTAAGAATTCAACAGCTATTGGACTTTCCTACTGCTTTAAGCAAGTGGAACAACAAGACAGACTTTTGCAGCACAGATTCAAACCCTTCCCTCACTGTAGTGTGCTATGAAAACACCATAACACAACTTCACATTATAGGTGAAAGAAGAGCTCCAATTCAAAATTTCTCAATAGACACCTTTGTCACAACACTGGTGAAACTTCCTAGTTTGAAAGTTCTTACATTGGTTTATCTTGGCATATGGGGTCCATTGCCTGGTAAAATCGCTCGTCTTTCGTCGCTGGAAATAGTTAATGTGAGTTCAAATTATCTCCATGGTTCAATCCCTCAGGAAATTTCATTGATGTCAAATCTTCAAACACTGATCCTTGACAACAACAGGTTTTCTGGACAGATTCCTGATTGGTTTGATTCACTTCAGGCCTTATCTGTGTTGAGTTTGAAACACAATCTGTTCAATGGAACTCTACCAAAATCTCTTGGTAgtttggagagtttgagaattctttcACTTTCACACAATCACTTCTATGGAGAAGTACCTGATTTGAGCCTTTTGACAAATCTTCAAGTGCTGGAATTGGATGGAAATGCATTTGGACCTGAGTTTCCTAACCTTGGTCACAAGCTGGTTGCTCTAGTGCTAAGAGATAACAGGTTTAGATCTGGTATCCCTGCTGAATTGAGCTCATATTTTCAGCTTCAGAGATTGGATATCTCAGCAAACACATTTGTGGGGCCATTTCAGACATCACTGTTGTCTCTTCCTTCTATCACTTACCTGAACATTTCTGGGAACAAATTAACTGGGATGCTCTTCGAGAATCTGTCTTGCAATTCTGAGCTTCAAGTAGTTGACTTGTCTTCAAATCTTTTAACTGGGAGCATACCTAGATGTTTAGTGTCAAATTTTTCCAGTGATAGGATTGTTCTGTATGCTAGAAATTGTTTAGAGGAAATGAACCAAGATCAGCAACCACCACCCTTTTGCCACACTGAAGCCTTAGCTGTGGGAGTGTTACCTGAGAGAAAGAGTCAACACAAACAAGTATCCAAGGTAGTTCTTTCCCTTGGCATAGTAGGTGGGGTTCTTGGAGGAATAGCACTTGTTTTGctgattttctttgttgttAGAAGAGGAAATGCCAGAAGCAAAATGAAGAATCCTCCAACAAGATTAATATCCGAGAATGCAGCTTCTGGATACACCTCTAAGTTGCTTTCTGATGCCagtaactctctctctctctctctctctctctctctctctctctctctctgtatcacacacacacacacacacacacacacatgcaGGTACTACTATCTCATGCTTGTCTGAATTTTATAAAAGAAACAACAGATGTTTATTTGCAGTTGATTTTTTTAGTCATTGAAGCCCAAAAAATGATCTGTAATGATGTTTCCGAGAAGATATGGAAGAATCATAACTCATTTATACATTTTctttaaatatttcaattttatatATAGGTTGACAAACATATCTTTTCCTTCTATATAAAGGGTATATATCTCAAACAAAAAAGATGGGAGCAGTTGGTCTGCCAAATTATAGAAGTTTCTCATTGGAAGAGATTGAGGCAGCTACAAACTACTTTGACTCAAATTCTTTAATGGTTGAAGATTCTTATGGGCAGGTATGCCACATTTTCTCAACTTATATGTTTCTAAATCTTTGAATcatgagttttttattgaatgattCAATAAAATAGAAACTGAAGCAGCTAAGACATTTCACTAGTATAAGCAACCAACCTTTGGTTCATTCTGTCTAGTACTTCATCACAGAGAATGAAGGTTTTGCTAGAAATTCTCACTTTATCTTTTTACATTTGTTCTCAGATGTACAGAGGTCAGCTGAAGAATGGCTCACTCGTGACTATTAGGCGTATACAAATCAAGAAACGATATAGCACTCAAAACTTCATGCACCACATAGAGCTGATATCAAAACTTAGGCATCGTCATCTAGTCAGCGCTCTTGGACACTGCTTTGAATGTTCTTTAGATGATTCAAGTGTCAGCAAAATATTTCTTGTCTTTGAATATGTGCCGAATGGCACTCTCAGGAGCTGGATCTCAGGTAACTCaacagaaaaaatattttctcatgtTGAAGGTTGTAAAAATGGTATTATTCTAGCAACCAATAGAAAGAAAAGATAGGGAAAGTTCAGTACCAGAGGGTATTTCCTAGATACAAATTCATTTCTCTCCTATTTGAGGAGCAAGTGTCATTGCACTAGTATTTTCTGTAACTtccatgtcatgaaccaactatctcaAAAGGCACAGAAGTTCTGATACCATGTCTTGAACCGACAATCCCAAAATCATTAGTCGATGTTAGGTGAAGACGCATTAATAGTTTTATAGTATATTTCTAACATTTCATCTCGGTATCAAGTTGTAATCTGGGAAGCACGGACACTTCAAAACAGAGGCGTGTCCGCGTGTCCGACACGCGGACGACACGGACACGCCACCGACACGTGACCGACACGTGTCGGACACGTCTGAGGCGTgtttgaataaaaaaacattatttcttGGCTCGGACACGGCTTGGACACGGCTTGTATATTGAGCCGACACACCTTTGTGGCTGGACACACATATGGGACACTTATCTAATTAAACATCAAACAAACGTAATAAAAAACAATGATTCAGTGGGCTCATAACGCACAAACACGACgcttctcctctcctcttctCTTGCGTGTTTCATCTCCTTCCTCCGCCAGCGGCGGCGCTCCTCCTTCTCCACCAGCGGTGACGTTTCCTCCTACTTCTTGGTCTTCTCTCTTGCTTCCCTTCTCTGTTACTTGAAATAGGTAAgacctttattttgttttcactcTGATTTTGCAGTTTTTACTTGATAGAGAGAGTGAGCATGGTTAGATTATTTGTGTTTATGAGTATTGGATATTGATATTCTGGTTTTTGCTTCCTTCTTTGATGTACTGTGAAGGCTTTCTTCCCTTGCTTTTATTGGTTCTTTGTTTTTCCTGTTTGTAATAGGGTTTGCACCCCTTAAGTGCAATTCATTTATTCAATCTCATTTTACTGCACATCATTGTACTTCAGAATTGTAAGATCAATCTGATTAGGTATCAATAGTGTTAATTACAAATATACAGATATACTATCCTAAATTAGTTTCTTAAGGTTTCTCCTAATCGATTATATTATATGTACATATACACTACCATAAATATGTAAGACTTTCTGAAATTTTTGATTACCATACAGTCAGACTAatggttgaatgatgttttagTTCAAACTCTCCTAATCTTTGGTAAAATGTAGCCTGATATTGATAAATAGTACAATTTTCAAGCTTCTTTTGCTTCTATTAAGAAGCATTGTTACTGACTTAATTGTGTGTGTTATTGTATTGAATTGATCAACATATTATAGTACAATGTTCTCTTAATTTTGTGAACATATTATCatgttttttaatatatatatatatatatatatatatataagccgTGTCCCCGTATCCTATTTTTTAGAGTTTAGCCGTGTCGGCGTTCCCGCCCGTGTCCGTGTCCGAGTCCGTGCTTCATAGGTTGTAATGGAAGATTAAAACAATAATGCCATTTCTTCTCTCCTCCATCTGactagtattttttttacttttacaaTTATGGTATTGATGCCTCATCTATTTTCTGGCAGATGGGCATGTTAGAAAATCCCTGAATTGGACCCAACGCATAGGAGCTGCAATTGGAGTAGCAAAGGGAATCCAATTTTTGCATACAGGGATTGTTCCTGGTTTATATTCCAACAACATCacaatagaaaatgttttgttgGACCAAAATCTTGTTGTGAAAATCAGCAGT
This is a stretch of genomic DNA from Lotus japonicus ecotype B-129 chromosome 1, LjGifu_v1.2. It encodes these proteins:
- the LOC130729921 gene encoding probable inactive leucine-rich repeat receptor-like protein kinase At3g03770 yields the protein MTTKGHASLFLVLVTVLLSIYHSEQLQSSNSHTLLRIQQLLDFPTALSKWNNKTDFCSTDSNPSLTVVCYENTITQLHIIGERRAPIQNFSIDTFVTTLVKLPSLKVLTLVYLGIWGPLPGKIARLSSLEIVNVSSNYLHGSIPQEISLMSNLQTLILDNNRFSGQIPDWFDSLQALSVLSLKHNLFNGTLPKSLGSLESLRILSLSHNHFYGEVPDLSLLTNLQVLELDGNAFGPEFPNLGHKLVALVLRDNRFRSGIPAELSSYFQLQRLDISANTFVGPFQTSLLSLPSITYLNISGNKLTGMLFENLSCNSELQVVDLSSNLLTGSIPRCLVSNFSSDRIVLYARNCLEEMNQDQQPPPFCHTEALAVGVLPERKSQHKQVSKVVLSLGIVGGVLGGIALVLLIFFVVRRGNARSKMKNPPTRLISENAASGYTSKLLSDARYISQTKKMGAVGLPNYRSFSLEEIEAATNYFDSNSLMVEDSYGQMYRGQLKNGSLVTIRRIQIKKRYSTQNFMHHIELISKLRHRHLVSALGHCFECSLDDSSVSKIFLVFEYVPNGTLRSWISDGHVRKSLNWTQRIGAAIGVAKGIQFLHTGIVPGLYSNNITIENVLLDQNLVVKISSYNLPLLSNMGKVRHGNSSNGLKHSSINKSVKHEDKSDIYDFGVILLELILGRTIKATKDADAFKDLLQASIGADDEARRSVVDPEVRKLSLDQSLRTMMEICVRCLAKEPANRPSVEDVLWNLQFAAQVQDAWRGDSQSSEGSPSSPLEPRKLAFH